AAGGAACACTCACCAACCATAAAAGAGAAGTTGTGCCGGCAAAAAATAGACCCAGCCAATCTGCCCTTAAACAAAAGGTAAAGCCGTAACCTAAACAAAGGGGACAACATATACTACCCTTCCCCCCTTGCCCCAATGCAAAATATAACGCAACCACAAGTAAGAAACTCAAAATGGCAGCAATTAAACTTAAAGATTCCCTTAATTTTCTATTATTACCAGTAAAAAAAATTATTAACCCGGCTAAAGCGGGTAACACAACAACAGCAACTGGTAAAAACATGCTAATCGATTGATTCATTTATCACCTCAAAAAACCTAAAAGTTCTTTTACACCAGGTTCTATTAAAACAAAAACAGTTTTAGGAAATATACCAAAGAAAATAGTCAAAAAGACCAACGCTCCAATGGGAAAAAGCATCTTTAGAGGAACCTCTTTCACTTCCATCTCAAAATCCGGCTTTTCAAAAAAGATATAATTTATAATTCGAAAACAGTACAACAAGGAAAGAAAACTTCCCAACAAAATCGCGCTAACTGACCCCCACAACCCTTGCTTAATGGCTGCAAGACATAGATAATATTTGCTTACAAAACCACACGTTAAAGGAATGCTGGCAATTGATGCCAAACTTACCGTAAAAAATCCCATCGTAATGGGCATTTTTTTCCCAATTCCTTTTATTTCGTCAAGTTTTCTAAACCCGGTTTTATAAATTACTGCTCCAACACAGAGAAAAAGAGCAGACTTGGCAAGAGCATGATTTAATATTTGCAACATACTTCCCGTTAAACCCAGATAAGAAAATAAAAACACTCCGAGAGCTGCAAATCCAATTTGGCTTATGCTTGATTGAGCCAAAAGGAGCTTTAAGTCTTTTTCAAATAAAGCGAAGGCAGCACCGAGAATTATCCCAATAGACGCCAAACTTCTGAAGACAATCACAAATCCGGCGGAATTGATGACGGGCACAATATAATAAATCACCTTAATTATCCCAAAGACCCCCGTCCCTATCACCACACCGGACAAAACTGCACTTACAGGAGCGATTGCCTTCCCATGGGCTTGCGGCAACCATACATGTAGCGGAAATATAGCTGCCTCTATAACAAACGCAATTATCAACAACAACGCGCCCGTATAAATAACCGTTAAATCGGGGAGTTGTTTTACTTGAAATGCTATTTGAGTAAAGTTGATGGTTCCTGTCACAGAATATATAAAACCTAAACCTAACAAAATAAAGAGTGAAGAAATTGTCCCCATTATTAAATATCTAAAACCAGCTCTTAATGCCTCTTTATCCCCTGATATTGCAACTAACGAATAACTGCTCAATGAAAGAATCTCAAAAAATATAAACATATTAAAAATATCACCGGATATAACAAAGCCAATCAATGAGCCTGTAAGAAAAAGAAACAGTATGTAATAAAATTGGATTTTTTCCTGATTAAGCACCTTTTTAATATAAAGTTCAGAATAAACAATCGAAGCTAAGCCAACAAAAGTTATCAAGAGAACCATGAATATTGAAAGATTATCTATAAATATCTCTATTCCCCACGGAGAAGCCCAATCGCTTACATAATACACAAAAGGACCCCCGGTTATTACTTTTACTGCTAAAAAAAGAGAAGAAATAAAAGTAAACATCATCGCCAAAACCGATAAAACAAAGGCGTTATCTCTTTTAAAAACCAGTGAAACATAGATTAAAGTACCAACCGCTATAGGCACTATCGCCATTAATATTGGCAGATGGGAAAGAAAACTCATCTCTTCCCCTCGCTTTCAGATTCGAACAATCTAACAGCCAAAATCAAAGCAAGAGAAGTAGTCCCTATCCCCACCACTAAAGCCATGAGAACAATAGCCTGAGGAAAAGGATTAATATAGCTTTTAACTCCCTCAGCAACAATCGGTACTGCCCCGCCCTCTTTGCTGCCAATGCCAACTAAAAAAAGAAAGACGGCTGTTTCCATGATGTTTATCCCGATAATTTTCTTAATTAAATTTGATCTCACCGCAACCGCATAAAATCCAATGAAAAAAAGAATTATGGAAGCTGTATAAATTAAATTTAAAAAGTTCGCTTTAAACATCATTTCCCCTCCGTCTTCTTCAAAATAAAAAATAAGGAGGAGATTACCGCGCCACTGGTGAGAGCAATACTAACTTCCAATATCAAAATAAGAAACCTCCGAAAATTTGGTATGTCTAAAAAATTTAAATTCAAAAAACTTTTCCCTGCTAATATGGATATAAGGCCTAAAGTTGCAAAACAAAGAGGGGCCAGGCACTCAAGAAATACTCTTTTCCTAACCGGAAATTTTTTCACTGCTTCATCAAACCCAAAGATGAGAGTATAAATAATTACAACGGAGGCCAAAACAATACCTCCCTGAAAACCTCCGCCGATGGAATTAAAACCATTAATTGCCACATAAAAAGAAAAAATTATGAAGAAGGGAATATAAATTATCATGGCCGTACTCACCAAAGGACTTGGGCTAACCTTTAATGAATAACTTCCTTCCCTCGCTTTTTCTCTTCCCAGAATAGCCAACGCTGCAACCAGAGTTACAAAAATTACCGTCACTTCTCCAAATGTGTCATATATCCGATAGTTTAATATGATAGCGGAAACCAAATTATTACAACCGGTCTCCTGAGGTTCTTTAGTTATATATTGAGAAGCAGCCATTTTGTTCGTAGGATTATCAGGGTCTCCCATGATTGGCATTTTGGAAACCGTTGACAATAAAAAGAGGGTAGCCAACACCAAAAAAACGAGAACAATAAATTTTCTCATTCCACATCATCCTTAGAAATCCGAAAAACCGAAACTACAAAAAGAACTGAAATTATCCCCGATTCAATTACTACTTCCGCTAAAGCAAGCATAGGTGCCCCAAGTCGTTGCCACAGTAAGGCCATAATCAATCCGTAAGCAGAAAAAAGAACGACAGACGCAAGCATGTTTCTACTCATGACCACAAATACGGCCAAAACAATCAAACATAAAACTAATAAAACGTTGAGCACTGTCATACTTTGAAAATCTCCCTAAATAATTTCTCTTTCTCCATCATAATTTTTTCCTCACGATTTTCATGCCAAGGCACCAAATCCGTCCGTCGGGCTGCTCTTGCAATAGCATGCCCTATAACCAAACTCGAACTTAAAAGAAGCGCCGCAATAACTAAAAGTTTTAGCGCGTTAAAAGAAAACCCCTCATAAATTACAAGTCCCGTGAGCGTCAAGCCCGCTCCTAAAATGTCACATTTGGTAGCAGCATGAAGACGAGAATAGACATCGGGAAGCCTTACGATTCCAATAATACCCACCCACAAAAAAAAGACTCCGGTGCTTAAAAATAAAACTACCAAAGAGTTAACGGTTACTTCAAACATTTAAAATTTCCCCTTACTTTCAATATATCTTGCCATAACAACTATCGAGATAAAACTCAATAAAGCATAAGCCAAAGCTACATCAAGAAAACAATATTCATAGATATAGCTAATTAATATTAAAGCAACCAAGGTATTTGTACCGATAAGACTTACAGTTAAAACTCTGTCCAAAATATTGGGGCCCCTGAAAGCTCTATACAATGCGGTAAAAACCCCCAATAATAAAAGAATACTCATGCCAAGAAAAAAAGGAGTCATCTATTGAGCCTCCTCAAATATCCACTTAACTAAATTTTCCAATTTTCTTTCCATAAGCTCTTTAGCAAACTCATCCGCAATGCAATGGACATATATAACATCACCTTCAAAATCCACCGCTAATGTTCCCGGCCTCAAAGTAATAAAAGTTGCTAAAACAACTCTTGGCAATAACCCCGGGAGATCTGATTTGAATTTAACCACTGCGGGGCTGATAGGCATTTGTGGGTCCATAACCCTCTCTCCCACATCAGTATTCGCAAGAAAAATACCTTTCACAATTTGCACAGTACATATACAAAAACGCCATAATTTTCGAAAATTAAGATTTTCCATAGATGACCAATGCTTTTTAAGCAGTAAATAAGAAATATAAGAAACAATTAAGGCAACCAAAACCCCCAGAAGTAGATTCAAAAAAGCAATGTTGCCTGTTAAAATAATCCAAAAAATTAGGAGAGTTAATATTATTGTTTTATTATCAGCCCAATTCATACAAAAGTACCCCTTCTTAGAAAAAGCTACCATCAATAATATATTTAAGTATTAATTACTATTATCGGTTTAACTAAACGCTTGCTTTAGTAAATAATAAAA
Above is a genomic segment from Candidatus Oleimmundimicrobium sp. containing:
- a CDS encoding proton-conducting transporter membrane subunit, producing the protein MSFLSHLPILMAIVPIAVGTLIYVSLVFKRDNAFVLSVLAMMFTFISSLFLAVKVITGGPFVYYVSDWASPWGIEIFIDNLSIFMVLLITFVGLASIVYSELYIKKVLNQEKIQFYYILFLFLTGSLIGFVISGDIFNMFIFFEILSLSSYSLVAISGDKEALRAGFRYLIMGTISSLFILLGLGFIYSVTGTINFTQIAFQVKQLPDLTVIYTGALLLIIAFVIEAAIFPLHVWLPQAHGKAIAPVSAVLSGVVIGTGVFGIIKVIYYIVPVINSAGFVIVFRSLASIGIILGAAFALFEKDLKLLLAQSSISQIGFAALGVFLFSYLGLTGSMLQILNHALAKSALFLCVGAVIYKTGFRKLDEIKGIGKKMPITMGFFTVSLASIASIPLTCGFVSKYYLCLAAIKQGLWGSVSAILLGSFLSLLYCFRIINYIFFEKPDFEMEVKEVPLKMLFPIGALVFLTIFFGIFPKTVFVLIEPGVKELLGFLR
- a CDS encoding cation:proton antiporter subunit C, whose product is MMFKANFLNLIYTASIILFFIGFYAVAVRSNLIKKIIGINIMETAVFLFLVGIGSKEGGAVPIVAEGVKSYINPFPQAIVLMALVVGIGTTSLALILAVRLFESESEGKR
- the mbhE gene encoding hydrogen gas-evolving membrane-bound hydrogenase subunit E, with the translated sequence MRKFIVLVFLVLATLFLLSTVSKMPIMGDPDNPTNKMAASQYITKEPQETGCNNLVSAIILNYRIYDTFGEVTVIFVTLVAALAILGREKAREGSYSLKVSPSPLVSTAMIIYIPFFIIFSFYVAINGFNSIGGGFQGGIVLASVVIIYTLIFGFDEAVKKFPVRKRVFLECLAPLCFATLGLISILAGKSFLNLNFLDIPNFRRFLILILEVSIALTSGAVISSLFFILKKTEGK
- a CDS encoding DUF4040 domain-containing protein, giving the protein MTVLNVLLVLCLIVLAVFVVMSRNMLASVVLFSAYGLIMALLWQRLGAPMLALAEVVIESGIISVLFVVSVFRISKDDVE
- the mnhG gene encoding monovalent cation/H(+) antiporter subunit G, with translation MFEVTVNSLVVLFLSTGVFFLWVGIIGIVRLPDVYSRLHAATKCDILGAGLTLTGLVIYEGFSFNALKLLVIAALLLSSSLVIGHAIARAARRTDLVPWHENREEKIMMEKEKLFREIFKV
- a CDS encoding monovalent cation/H+ antiporter complex subunit F, translated to MTPFFLGMSILLLLGVFTALYRAFRGPNILDRVLTVSLIGTNTLVALILISYIYEYCFLDVALAYALLSFISIVVMARYIESKGKF
- a CDS encoding Na+/H+ antiporter subunit E → MNWADNKTIILTLLIFWIILTGNIAFLNLLLGVLVALIVSYISYLLLKKHWSSMENLNFRKLWRFCICTVQIVKGIFLANTDVGERVMDPQMPISPAVVKFKSDLPGLLPRVVLATFITLRPGTLAVDFEGDVIYVHCIADEFAKELMERKLENLVKWIFEEAQ